The following is a genomic window from Synergistaceae bacterium.
GCATGTCCGGAATCTCTTTGTCGATGAGGACGGAAAACCGCTGCTTTTTTTCCTCCACCCGAAAATTGATGACCCCCGCCACCTTCTGGAGCATTTTCTCGAAACTGAACTCCTCGGAAGAAAGCTCCAGCTTGTTCGCCTCGATTTTCGACATGTCCAGAATGTCGTTGATGACCCCCAAAAGGTGCGTCGACGCGTTTTCTATCCTGCCGAAGGCGTAATCTTTTTTGACTGTATCCGGAGCCGATTTTCCAATGGCGGTCATCCCGATGATGGCGTTCATGGGCGTGCGAATTTCGTGGCTCATGTTCGACAGAAATTCGCTCTTGGCGCGGCTGGCCTGCTCCGCCTTTTCCCGGGCCGTTTCCAGGTCCGTCACGTCGTGGAAAAAGACCATCATGCCCTCGTGCTCGCCCCGCTCGTTGGCCATAGGAGTGAGCTGAATGTCGTATTTGCGCGGGTTTCCATCTTTCCACAGGTCAACGTCGCTGCTGCAGGAGATCAGGGTGTTATCCCGCGTGGCGATTTTCATGGACTCCATCAGCTTTTCGATCCACTCCGCCTCCGCGAAGCGGCTGAAAACATCCTGAAAGAGCCTTCCGTTGATGGACTCCGCCTCTCCGACGCGGGAAAGCGTCAAAAAAGTCTGACTGCAGTAAGCGATGCGTTCGGTTTTATCCAGCAGAAGGATGGGGCTCTGGGTGTTGTTGAGAAGGAGCTGCATGTAGCGATCCCGTTCACGGGTGGCTATGATGCGCGCCATCTGCTGGTTTGCCTTTGCGTGGGCGATGGTTTTTTCCTGTTCGACCGTATTCTGAAGGTGCGTGATCTCGCGTTTTTGTTTTTTTTCGTTTTTTTCGAGTGCAGAAATTCGGGCGGTCTGCTCATCCACACGGGCAGAAAGGGCTTTTAGAGCTTCCAGAAGTCCTTCTCTGTCCAGCGTTTCATAATCCGCCGCTCCATTTCCCGGAGTCATCTAAATCAACGACGCGCCTTCAGAACACGCAGGCGGAAAAGGTAAAGTTATGGAACCGGTTGTGAAGATTCCCCCCGCTGTCTCGCACCGGGCAGACCTCCCCTCCGGAATATCCCAAAAACCAGGGAATCTCTTTTCCCAGGCCCTCCATCACCAGTTTCATCTCGTCGCCCTGGCTCGGCGCCAGCATGATGTAACGGGTGACGCAGGGAAGCATGAGGATGCCCTCTTTCCTGCCACTGGCGAGGATTTTTGCGATGCTTTCCCCGGCCGTCTCCAGAATGCCCTCGTCGTCGATCTCTCCCACGGCGATCATGGCCCCCTTCGGGACCTCTCCTCCGCAGAGAAGACCGCCCTCCTGGTCGATGTGGTAGATTGCGAGAGCCACGGGAGCGGACTGATCTCCGTAGTCCACCAGCATCGGCGTGGTAGTGGAGTCCTCGCCCCGAATCACCAGCCCCATCTCCTCGAAATAGGACTGGACCGCCTTCCCGTTCACCGCCCGAAGGATACACCCCTCGGAGTCGGTGATTTCTCCCCGGTTTTCGCGAATGTTCCGCTCGGGAATGGAGGTATTGATGAACTCCGGCGTCACCTCGCCCCGCAGCAGAAGCATGGCCAGAGCGGCCTCATGAACCGTCTTCTTTCCAAAGATTCGACATCCCTCGTAACTCATATCGCTGCCGCTGGCGATGCTCCCCCAAATGGGGATTCCTCCGCAGATCGAATCGAAGGATTTCACAATTTCCGCCCCGCTCAGGTCCTGCAGATACGGAAGGAACGAGATGATGAACACCGGATCGCCGGACAGCTTCCCCCGGGCCGCTCCATAGGCCTCCGTCATTTTTTCCCGGTAGTTTTTGCTGTCCAGGGGGGCCGTGCAGGCGGTTTCGAAATCCACATCGTCGCTGGTGAGAATCGTGAGAAAAAGGCCGTAAGGACTGGAGCCGTACAGGTTTGCGCCGGCCATGGTGGTCATCCCGATGACGTCGAAGGGCAGCCGCCGGCAGATCTCCACGGCCACGCCGCTCTCGACAAAATCGGAATGGCAGAACAGAAGCCCCGCCGAGTTCTTTTTCAGCCCATCCAGATCAATATACTGACAAATATCTTTCCACGCGTCGTCAATATCATCAATTTCGCCCGTCCAGGCCGTCAACATTTTTATCATCGCGACACACTCTCCCAGATTCGTTTTCTGCTGCGCAACGCCACGCTGGGGAACAATTTAAAACAATACATTGATTATCCTGTATATAACAAAAAATTTCAATATTAATTTCGGGCAGGAACATATTTTCACCGAAAGCCTTTTTGTCTTTTTGCCGAAAGAGATATCTGAAAGAGGAATCATCTCCGCAAATAACGCAGAAAAACACGCCGGAAACGGTATTGCATTTCTGAAAAGCGTCTGATAACTTATATCCTGTAATTCTTATAAGTTATGCTTCGACACGGAAAAATTCTCCAGTGTAAAGGAGGAAGAAAAGGAGGAAAGTCATGCCTAAACCGTCGAAGTTACGCTGTGTGCTGTGCGGGAAGGTTTTCGACCCGGACTGCGCTCTTTGTACCTGTGACGTTTGCGGCATCGATGGAACCCTGGATGTTCTTTGCGACTTCCCGTCGATCAAACCCCATTTCACACCTGCATCCCTGAGACAAAACCGCGACATGTCCCTCTGGCGTTACGCTCCCCTGCTGCCCGTTCTGGAGGAAACCTCCATTCCCCGACTGCACTCGGGCTGGACCCCTCTCTACCGCAGCGAGAAACTGGCGCGAGAGTTCGGGGTGCGAGAGGTTTTCATCAAGGACGACGGACGCAACCCCACCGGTTCCCTCAAAGATCGGGCCAGCGCCGTCGGGGTCGCGAAGGCCCTGGACTTCCGGCGTTCGGTGGTCGCCTGCGCCTCCACCGGAAACGCAGCCGGCTCTCTGGCAGGATTTGCCGCCGTCACAGGGCTGAAGGCCGTCATTTTCGTTCCGGAGCGGGCTCCCGCCGCGAAGGTGACGCAGCTCCTGATCTACGGAGCGACGGTGGTACTGGTGCAGGG
Proteins encoded in this region:
- a CDS encoding FIST C-terminal domain-containing protein, which translates into the protein MIKMLTAWTGEIDDIDDAWKDICQYIDLDGLKKNSAGLLFCHSDFVESGVAVEICRRLPFDVIGMTTMAGANLYGSSPYGLFLTILTSDDVDFETACTAPLDSKNYREKMTEAYGAARGKLSGDPVFIISFLPYLQDLSGAEIVKSFDSICGGIPIWGSIASGSDMSYEGCRIFGKKTVHEAALAMLLLRGEVTPEFINTSIPERNIRENRGEITDSEGCILRAVNGKAVQSYFEEMGLVIRGEDSTTTPMLVDYGDQSAPVALAIYHIDQEGGLLCGGEVPKGAMIAVGEIDDEGILETAGESIAKILASGRKEGILMLPCVTRYIMLAPSQGDEMKLVMEGLGKEIPWFLGYSGGEVCPVRDSGGNLHNRFHNFTFSACVF